A single Thermoanaerobacterium sp. RBIITD DNA region contains:
- a CDS encoding radical SAM protein, with amino-acid sequence MISLEFKDMIKCLSTNGLLLSDKLPLLINCGVSTITVTINAIDPNIGKEIYDYAIYKDNTYRGIDAAKLLIEKQLEGIEAACDNGLLVKVNTVLIPGINDKHIDDIAKK; translated from the coding sequence TTGATTTCCTTAGAATTTAAAGATATGATCAAATGCTTAAGCACAAATGGACTGCTTTTAAGCGATAAGCTACCTCTTCTAATAAACTGCGGTGTAAGTACAATCACAGTGACAATAAATGCTATAGATCCTAACATAGGTAAAGAAATATACGATTATGCAATTTATAAAGATAATACGTACAGAGGAATAGATGCAGCAAAATTGCTTATAGAAAAACAGCTAGAAGGCATAGAAGCTGCTTGTGACAACGGCTTACTTGTGAAGGTCAATACTGTCTTGATACCTGGCATAAACGATAAGCACATAGATGATATAGCAAAAAAATAA